In a genomic window of Thiolapillus brandeum:
- the ftsH gene encoding ATP-dependent zinc metalloprotease FtsH encodes MAKNIVLWIVIAIVLMTVFNSFNGQKNRAPAISYSQFLEQVGQGNVTSVVIHESGKIEGTTSSGSTFVTESPNDPGLIGDLLKAGVDIRAKPPEQPSMLKLILINWFPLIILIALWVFFMRQMQGGGGGRGAMSFGKSKARMLSEDQVKVTFADVAGVEEAKEEVQEVVEFLKDPSKFQRLGGKIPKGVLMVGSPGTGKTLLAKAIAGEAKVPFFTISGSDFVEMFVGVGASRVRDMFETAKKHAPCIIFIDEIDAVGRHRGAGLGGGHDEREQTLNQLLVEMDGFEGTEGVIVIAATNRPDVLDPALLRPGRFDRQVVVPLPDVRGREQILKVHMRKVPLADDVKPALIARGTPGFSGADLANLVNEAALMAARQNSRSVTMAHFEAAKDKIMMGAERRSMVMKDEEKKQTAYHEAGHAIVGLMVPSHDPVYKVSIIPRGRALGVTMFLPEEDRYSQSRELLESQISSLYGGRIAEELVFGDDHVTTGASNDIKRATDIARNMVTRWGLSERLGPLAYGEEEEEVFLGRSVTQHKNVSDETAHIIDEEIRNVIDRNYDRARRILKENIDKLHAMSEALIKYETIDIHQIEDIMAGRIPRPPADWDDDSSASSGGSVVSSDDGAGDGKKDDPIIDPDPAGQH; translated from the coding sequence ATGGCAAAAAACATTGTGCTGTGGATCGTCATCGCCATCGTGCTGATGACAGTATTCAACAGTTTCAATGGACAAAAGAACCGCGCCCCGGCCATTTCCTACTCCCAGTTTCTGGAGCAGGTGGGCCAGGGCAATGTAACCAGTGTGGTGATTCATGAGAGCGGCAAGATAGAGGGTACGACCTCATCCGGTAGCACTTTTGTCACCGAAAGCCCCAATGATCCCGGCCTCATCGGCGACCTGCTCAAGGCGGGCGTGGATATTCGAGCCAAGCCACCTGAGCAGCCCTCCATGCTCAAGCTGATTCTCATCAACTGGTTCCCGTTGATCATTCTTATTGCCCTGTGGGTCTTCTTCATGCGCCAGATGCAGGGGGGTGGCGGAGGCCGCGGCGCCATGTCCTTTGGCAAGAGCAAGGCGCGCATGCTCAGTGAAGACCAGGTGAAAGTCACTTTCGCCGATGTTGCTGGTGTGGAAGAGGCCAAGGAAGAAGTGCAGGAAGTCGTGGAGTTCCTCAAGGATCCCTCCAAGTTCCAGCGCCTGGGCGGCAAGATTCCCAAAGGCGTGCTCATGGTGGGTTCTCCCGGTACCGGTAAAACCCTGCTGGCCAAGGCCATTGCCGGGGAGGCCAAGGTGCCTTTCTTCACCATTTCCGGCTCCGACTTCGTGGAGATGTTCGTGGGTGTGGGTGCCTCCCGGGTACGGGATATGTTTGAGACGGCCAAGAAGCATGCGCCCTGCATCATCTTCATCGACGAGATCGATGCCGTGGGCCGTCACCGGGGTGCCGGTCTTGGCGGTGGGCATGATGAACGCGAACAGACCCTGAACCAGTTGCTGGTGGAAATGGACGGTTTTGAAGGCACCGAGGGTGTCATTGTCATTGCCGCTACCAACCGTCCTGACGTTTTGGATCCCGCACTGCTGCGTCCGGGCCGTTTTGATCGCCAGGTGGTGGTGCCGCTTCCCGACGTGCGTGGCCGGGAGCAGATTCTCAAGGTACACATGCGCAAAGTGCCGCTGGCGGACGATGTGAAGCCCGCTCTCATTGCCCGTGGCACCCCGGGATTCTCCGGTGCGGATCTGGCCAATCTGGTGAATGAGGCGGCCCTGATGGCGGCCCGTCAGAACAGCCGCAGCGTCACCATGGCGCATTTCGAGGCTGCCAAGGACAAGATCATGATGGGCGCCGAGCGCCGCTCCATGGTCATGAAAGACGAAGAGAAGAAACAGACGGCTTATCACGAAGCCGGACATGCCATTGTCGGGCTGATGGTGCCTTCCCATGACCCCGTGTACAAGGTGAGCATCATTCCCCGGGGCCGGGCCCTGGGTGTCACCATGTTCCTGCCGGAAGAGGATCGCTACAGCCAGAGCCGGGAGTTGCTGGAGAGCCAGATCTCCAGCCTGTATGGCGGGCGTATCGCCGAGGAACTGGTATTTGGTGATGACCACGTAACCACCGGTGCCTCCAATGACATCAAGCGGGCCACGGATATCGCACGCAATATGGTGACCCGCTGGGGCCTGTCCGAACGTCTTGGCCCTCTGGCCTATGGTGAGGAAGAGGAGGAAGTGTTCCTCGGGCGTTCCGTGACCCAGCACAAGAATGTATCCGACGAGACTGCGCATATCATCGATGAAGAGATCCGCAATGTGATCGACAGGAATTATGATCGGGCGCGCCGGATTCTCAAGGAGAACATCGACAAACTGCACGCCATGTCCGAAGCCCTGATAAAGTATGAAACCATCGATATCCATCAGATCGAAGACATCATGGCCGGACGTATTCCGCGTCCGCCAGCCGACTGGGATGATGATTCTTCGGCCAGTTCCGGGGGCAGTGTCGTTTCCTCCGATGATGGCGCCGGTGATGGAAAGAAGGATGATCCCATTATCGATCCGGATCCTGCCGGGCAGCACTGA
- a CDS encoding arginyltransferase: protein MRLNLGLTPKHPCNYLPGRESRSLVVVDEELLTPDSYDGLLQQGYRRSGDHVYRPWCTSCRACNAVRIPVKLFAPDRSQRRCHHKNKDLRLEWRPAGLTDEQYRLYLEYQQDRHPGGAMARSSREETREFLLAGWNQVQFLEMRLEEELVAVACTDIMPRSLSAVYTFFRPDLARRSLGTFAILEQIAFAAREGKDWLYLGYWISECRKMSYKSRFWPHELRRPRDDFCDESWELVEKSRPLSHGS, encoded by the coding sequence ATGCGCCTGAATCTGGGCCTTACTCCCAAGCACCCCTGCAATTATCTTCCCGGAAGGGAATCACGTTCTCTGGTGGTGGTGGACGAGGAACTGCTGACACCGGATTCCTATGATGGCCTGTTGCAACAGGGTTACCGCCGCAGTGGCGATCACGTGTACCGCCCCTGGTGCACATCCTGCCGCGCCTGCAATGCGGTACGCATCCCGGTGAAGCTGTTTGCACCGGATCGCAGTCAGCGGCGCTGCCATCATAAAAACAAAGATTTGCGCCTGGAATGGAGGCCGGCGGGTTTGACGGATGAGCAGTACCGGCTGTACCTGGAATACCAGCAGGACAGGCATCCTGGAGGGGCTATGGCCAGGAGCAGCCGGGAAGAAACCCGGGAGTTTCTTCTGGCGGGCTGGAACCAGGTTCAATTTCTGGAAATGCGCCTGGAAGAAGAGTTGGTGGCCGTGGCCTGTACGGATATCATGCCGCGCAGCCTGTCTGCGGTGTACACCTTCTTTCGCCCCGATCTGGCCAGGCGATCCCTGGGGACTTTTGCCATTCTGGAACAGATCGCTTTTGCGGCCCGGGAAGGAAAAGACTGGTTGTATCTCGGTTACTGGATATCCGAATGCCGAAAGATGTCCTACAAGTCCCGTTTCTGGCCCCATGAGCTTCGTCGCCCCAGGGACGATTTTTGCGATGAAAGCTGGGAATTGGTTGAAAAGTCGCGCCCATTGAGCCACGGGAGTTGA
- the trxB gene encoding thioredoxin-disulfide reductase, with amino-acid sequence MSDTRHCPLLILGSGPAGYTAAIYAARANLNPVLITGMEQGGQLMTTTDVDNWPGDNDGVQGPDLMERMKQHAERFDTEIIFDHIHTAELKERPFTLSGDAGTYTCDALIICTGASARYLGLPSEEKFKGKGVSACATCDGFFYRNQKVAVIGGGNTAVEEALYLSNIAAEVILVHRRDELRAEKILQKQILDKAENGNITILWDNTLDEVLGDNTGVTGMRVKNVKDGSTQDIELQGVFIAIGHAPNTGLFEGQLEMNGGYLKVKSGTDGNATATSIEGVYAAGDVADHVYQQAVTSAASGCMAALDAEKYLDALEK; translated from the coding sequence GTGAGTGATACCAGACACTGCCCGCTGCTGATTCTCGGCTCAGGTCCTGCCGGCTACACTGCGGCCATCTATGCCGCCCGCGCCAATCTCAATCCCGTGCTCATCACCGGTATGGAGCAGGGTGGTCAGCTCATGACCACTACGGATGTGGACAACTGGCCCGGGGACAATGATGGTGTACAGGGGCCGGATCTCATGGAGCGCATGAAGCAGCATGCCGAGCGCTTTGATACGGAGATCATCTTCGACCATATACACACTGCAGAACTCAAAGAGCGACCCTTCACTCTCTCCGGGGATGCCGGTACCTACACCTGCGATGCACTGATCATCTGTACCGGAGCTTCCGCCCGTTACCTGGGCCTGCCTTCAGAAGAAAAATTCAAGGGCAAGGGCGTATCTGCCTGCGCTACCTGTGACGGCTTCTTCTACCGGAACCAGAAAGTGGCGGTCATTGGTGGCGGTAATACTGCCGTGGAAGAGGCCCTCTATTTGTCGAATATCGCGGCAGAAGTGATCCTGGTGCACCGCCGGGATGAACTTCGTGCCGAGAAGATCCTGCAGAAGCAGATTCTGGACAAGGCCGAGAACGGCAATATCACCATACTCTGGGATAACACCCTGGATGAAGTTCTGGGTGACAATACCGGGGTTACCGGCATGCGCGTGAAGAACGTCAAGGATGGCTCGACTCAGGATATCGAACTGCAGGGTGTGTTCATTGCCATCGGTCATGCTCCCAATACCGGCCTGTTCGAAGGCCAGCTGGAGATGAACGGCGGATATCTCAAGGTGAAGAGCGGCACTGATGGCAATGCCACGGCAACTTCCATAGAAGGCGTGTACGCCGCTGGCGACGTGGCCGATCATGTTTACCAGCAGGCAGTAACCTCTGCGGCCAGTGGCTGTATGGCTGCTCTGGATGCGGAGAAATATCTGGACGCCCTGGAGAAGTAG
- the pdsR gene encoding proteobacterial dedicated sortase system response regulator codes for MPKTIAIVEDEEDIRANYTELFRRQGYEVNGYANRQEALTGISSRLPDLAILDVGLEDEFDGGFELCRELRQRSPTLPIIFLSARDSDIDMVSGLRLGADDYLTKDISLPHLSARVAALFRRVDAMRGGLQENQLFQGDLALDMDRLSAHWKGQPVALTVTELWMLHALAVHPGHVKSREQLMQAANIVVEAATITSHVRRMRARFTELDPDFEQIESVYGIGYRWKESVGG; via the coding sequence ATGCCCAAAACCATTGCCATCGTCGAGGATGAAGAAGACATCCGCGCCAACTACACGGAGTTGTTCCGCCGTCAGGGATACGAAGTGAATGGCTACGCCAATCGCCAGGAAGCCCTGACCGGAATCTCCTCCCGGCTTCCTGATCTTGCCATACTGGACGTCGGCCTGGAGGATGAATTCGATGGCGGCTTCGAGCTGTGCCGGGAGCTGCGCCAGCGCTCTCCAACGCTGCCCATCATCTTTCTCAGCGCCCGGGACAGCGATATCGACATGGTTTCCGGCCTGCGTCTGGGCGCCGATGACTACCTTACCAAGGATATCAGCCTGCCCCATCTGAGCGCCCGGGTGGCCGCCCTGTTCCGCCGTGTGGATGCCATGCGCGGTGGCCTGCAGGAGAACCAGTTGTTCCAGGGAGACCTGGCCCTGGACATGGACCGCCTCAGCGCTCACTGGAAAGGCCAACCCGTGGCCCTCACGGTTACCGAGTTGTGGATGCTGCATGCCCTGGCAGTACATCCCGGCCATGTAAAATCCCGGGAGCAGCTGATGCAGGCAGCCAATATCGTGGTGGAAGCCGCAACCATCACCTCCCATGTGCGACGTATGCGTGCCCGTTTTACGGAGCTGGATCCCGACTTTGAGCAGATCGAATCCGTATATGGCATCGGCTATCGCTGGAAGGAGTCTGTCGGGGGATGA
- the aat gene encoding leucyl/phenylalanyl-tRNA--protein transferase gives MLFLLDGTSPLEPFPDPEKAEINPDGLLAVGGDLAPERIVQAYRQGIFPWYDESQPILWWSPDPRMVLFPDELHVSRSMRKLLRRKKFSVTFDQAFGQVIRACAEPRSHEPGTWLTQEMILAWEALHEQGIAHSVEAWRDGKLVGGLYGNALGSLFFGESMFSREANASKVAFICLVRSLVHSGYELIDCQVYTEHLASLGARMIPRKQFLARLKKSLRIPVSFPREVSCA, from the coding sequence TTGCTGTTCCTTCTGGACGGCACTTCGCCCCTGGAGCCCTTTCCCGACCCGGAAAAGGCGGAAATCAACCCCGACGGCCTGCTGGCGGTCGGGGGGGATCTTGCTCCGGAGCGTATCGTCCAGGCTTACCGCCAGGGGATCTTTCCCTGGTATGACGAGTCCCAGCCGATCCTCTGGTGGAGTCCGGATCCGCGCATGGTGCTGTTCCCCGATGAGCTGCACGTCAGTCGCAGTATGCGCAAGTTGCTGCGCCGGAAAAAGTTCAGCGTTACCTTCGACCAGGCATTTGGTCAGGTGATACGGGCTTGCGCGGAACCAAGATCCCATGAGCCCGGCACCTGGCTTACGCAAGAAATGATCCTTGCCTGGGAGGCCCTGCATGAGCAGGGTATCGCTCATTCCGTGGAAGCCTGGCGGGATGGAAAACTGGTGGGTGGCCTCTACGGAAATGCACTGGGAAGCCTGTTTTTTGGGGAATCCATGTTTTCCCGGGAAGCCAACGCATCAAAAGTGGCTTTCATCTGTCTGGTTCGCAGTCTGGTTCACTCAGGCTATGAACTCATCGACTGCCAGGTCTATACTGAGCATCTGGCTTCCCTGGGAGCGCGCATGATCCCCCGCAAACAGTTTCTTGCCAGGCTGAAAAAGTCCCTGCGCATCCCTGTCAGTTTTCCCCGGGAGGTCTCATGCGCCTGA
- a CDS encoding ATP-binding protein, with product MKKRAGIRFKLLLVSLSLLAIPWAGYRFIQEMAYFLRDAQEQNLETTARALATLVRGSNSLPADASPEAFYLHTSAQPVVLDGYTEDWQELLPLAQSLKDNPQPASLLLQAQGKQFYLLLQVVDHDLIYFNGPFVRYGVSDQVLLRMLDANGVTREWLIAPQAPGNVSAYRLSGKTPGPRDQRLEGQWQETSRGYNLELQLPADLATSGMGLQILDPNPGPLPARETPDSIPAILPLIRPSAPLGSLLADNLPPHSRIRVLDSQGWVLASAGNLAPAPPGGDSTLPWIIRKLLNLALRHHSDDHLPIGAHQTRLEMEPVASALSGRGGTRRYQLPGSETLVMATALPITTPQGVARGVVLLEQTTDSILSLQNQAMQRLLGITLALFAVVSLALLGFASLLTRRIRRLHQQMESAVAADGRIIGSIKTPAPGDEIADLGRGFANMLNRLQEYNRYLQAMASRLSHEFRTPLAIIRSSLENSAEVKDAGEKQAYLQRALKGVDRLELILRQLQEATRLEKALQQVEVQEFELCGLLEITLENYRGIHPDLDFRLCRCSGIKVQGAPELIFQALEKLLDNAIDFHQADTAIELSVEERQNQVWICVSNRGPTLPPDMDLFQSMISVRRDTRQQPHLGLGLYLVKLIAEFHGGSARAENLPQQNGARFCFSLLRRQ from the coding sequence ATGAAAAAACGTGCTGGCATCCGCTTCAAGCTGTTGCTGGTATCCCTGAGCCTGCTGGCCATACCCTGGGCAGGCTATCGCTTCATCCAGGAGATGGCGTATTTTCTCCGCGATGCCCAGGAACAGAACCTGGAGACCACCGCCCGGGCCCTGGCCACACTGGTGCGTGGCAGCAACAGCCTGCCCGCTGACGCATCCCCTGAAGCTTTCTACCTGCACACCTCGGCGCAGCCTGTTGTACTGGATGGATACACCGAGGACTGGCAGGAACTGTTGCCCCTGGCCCAGTCCCTCAAAGACAATCCACAACCGGCTTCCCTGCTGCTTCAGGCCCAGGGGAAGCAGTTCTACCTGCTGTTGCAGGTAGTTGATCATGATCTCATCTATTTCAACGGCCCCTTCGTCCGGTATGGCGTATCAGACCAGGTATTGCTGCGCATGCTCGATGCCAATGGTGTCACCAGGGAGTGGCTGATCGCTCCCCAGGCACCAGGCAATGTCAGCGCTTACCGACTTTCCGGGAAAACACCCGGCCCCAGGGATCAACGCCTGGAAGGACAATGGCAGGAAACCTCCCGGGGATACAACCTGGAACTGCAACTGCCTGCCGATCTTGCGACCTCAGGCATGGGATTGCAGATTCTTGACCCGAATCCAGGCCCCCTTCCTGCCAGAGAAACACCAGACAGCATCCCGGCAATCCTTCCCCTGATCCGCCCTTCAGCGCCCCTGGGTTCCCTGCTGGCAGACAATCTTCCCCCCCATAGCCGGATTCGCGTTCTGGACAGTCAGGGCTGGGTGCTGGCTTCAGCAGGCAACCTGGCGCCCGCACCGCCTGGGGGTGACAGCACCCTGCCCTGGATCATCCGCAAACTCCTCAACCTGGCGCTCCGCCATCACAGTGATGACCACTTGCCCATAGGAGCACACCAGACACGCCTTGAAATGGAGCCCGTAGCTTCCGCCCTGTCCGGCAGGGGGGGTACCCGCCGTTACCAGCTCCCCGGCAGCGAAACCCTGGTCATGGCCACCGCTCTGCCCATTACCACCCCCCAGGGGGTGGCTCGGGGTGTGGTATTGCTGGAGCAGACCACGGACAGCATCCTGTCCCTGCAGAACCAGGCCATGCAACGCCTCCTGGGCATCACCCTGGCCCTGTTTGCCGTGGTTTCCCTGGCCCTGCTGGGTTTTGCCAGCCTGCTCACCCGGCGTATCCGGCGCCTGCATCAGCAGATGGAAAGCGCCGTGGCTGCCGATGGGCGCATCATCGGCAGCATCAAGACCCCGGCGCCAGGGGACGAGATTGCCGACCTGGGCAGAGGCTTTGCCAACATGCTCAACCGCCTGCAGGAGTACAACCGCTATCTACAGGCCATGGCGTCCCGGCTCTCCCACGAGTTCCGCACTCCCCTGGCCATTATCCGCAGCTCTCTCGAGAACAGCGCGGAAGTCAAAGATGCCGGGGAGAAGCAAGCCTATCTGCAGCGTGCCCTCAAGGGTGTAGACCGGCTGGAATTAATCCTGCGACAGTTGCAGGAAGCCACACGTCTGGAAAAGGCTCTGCAGCAGGTGGAGGTTCAGGAGTTCGAGCTGTGCGGATTGCTGGAAATCACCCTGGAGAACTATCGCGGCATTCATCCAGACCTGGATTTTCGCCTGTGCCGTTGTTCCGGCATCAAGGTACAGGGCGCCCCGGAGCTGATCTTCCAGGCCCTGGAGAAGCTCCTGGACAATGCTATCGACTTTCACCAGGCCGACACGGCCATCGAGTTGTCTGTGGAGGAACGGCAGAACCAGGTGTGGATCTGCGTGAGCAACCGTGGCCCCACGCTACCCCCGGACATGGATCTGTTTCAGTCCATGATATCCGTACGCAGGGACACCCGGCAACAGCCGCATCTTGGGCTGGGATTGTACCTGGTCAAACTCATTGCGGAATTTCACGGCGGAAGCGCCCGGGCAGAGAACCTTCCGCAACAGAACGGCGCACGTTTTTGCTTCAGCCTTCTCAGGCGGCAGTGA
- the ald gene encoding alanine dehydrogenase yields MRIAIPKEIKPLEGRVALVPDAAAELVHAGHEVFLQKSAGEASGYPDSRYEMAGVTILPDAPAIYEKGQMILKVKEPVGEELELLQAHHLLFSFLHLAALPELIERLCAIGLTAIAFETVEDHGLPILAPMSNVAGRIAVQSGTHYLHAPAGGKGLLLGGLPGTRRGRVVVLGAGNAGGNAARLAAGMGADVTVFDKLPAKLQAMMALGSNVTALYPYREALNTAVAQADLLIGAVLIPGAKAPHVVSREQVSRMQPGSVVVDIAVDQGGCVETTRPTTWEAPVYTECGVSHFCVTNMPGAVPKTSSSALSASLMPWVLRLAGKEWRKDPVLRAAINVEDGKVVHPALL; encoded by the coding sequence ATGAGAATCGCCATACCCAAAGAGATCAAGCCCCTGGAAGGCCGTGTGGCCCTGGTGCCCGATGCAGCCGCAGAACTCGTGCATGCCGGTCATGAAGTCTTCCTGCAAAAAAGCGCCGGGGAAGCCAGCGGTTATCCTGACAGCCGCTACGAAATGGCAGGAGTGACTATTCTTCCTGACGCCCCCGCAATCTATGAAAAAGGCCAAATGATTCTGAAGGTCAAGGAACCCGTGGGAGAGGAGCTGGAGCTGCTGCAGGCCCATCACCTGCTGTTCAGTTTCCTGCACCTGGCAGCCCTGCCCGAACTCATTGAGCGCCTCTGTGCCATTGGCCTTACGGCCATTGCCTTCGAGACTGTGGAAGACCATGGCCTGCCCATCCTCGCTCCCATGAGCAATGTCGCCGGTCGTATCGCCGTGCAATCCGGCACCCATTACCTGCACGCGCCGGCGGGAGGGAAAGGCCTGCTCCTGGGCGGACTCCCAGGTACCCGCCGGGGCCGGGTGGTGGTGCTGGGCGCGGGCAACGCCGGCGGCAATGCCGCACGCCTGGCAGCCGGCATGGGTGCGGACGTCACCGTATTCGACAAGCTACCCGCGAAACTTCAGGCGATGATGGCCCTGGGCAGCAATGTCACCGCCCTCTATCCTTACCGGGAAGCCCTGAACACCGCCGTGGCCCAGGCGGATCTGCTTATTGGTGCCGTGTTGATCCCCGGCGCCAAAGCCCCCCATGTGGTAAGCCGCGAACAGGTCAGCCGCATGCAGCCCGGCAGCGTCGTAGTGGACATTGCCGTAGACCAGGGGGGCTGCGTGGAAACCACCCGCCCCACCACCTGGGAAGCCCCGGTGTACACGGAATGCGGGGTGTCTCATTTTTGCGTGACCAACATGCCGGGGGCGGTGCCCAAGACCTCTTCCTCAGCCCTTTCCGCCAGCCTCATGCCCTGGGTTCTGCGCCTGGCCGGAAAGGAATGGCGGAAAGATCCTGTGCTGCGTGCCGCCATCAATGTGGAAGACGGCAAAGTCGTTCATCCTGCCCTGTTGTAA
- the folP gene encoding dihydropteroate synthase, with translation MLNCNGRLLDLSSPVVMGILNVTPDSFSDGGRYVVPDAAVAAARAMQDNGAAIIDIGGESTRPGAEPVSVQEEMDRVVPVIEALRELLDIPLSIDTSKPEVMEEAVKAGAGMINDVNALRASGAVEMASALSVPVCLMHMQGEPRTMQQAPRYGDVVAEVKEFLRQRIRHCETAGIPRENILVDPGFGFGKTLEHNLALLRALSGFCELGAGVLAGLSRKSMLGALTGREAHERLAGSIAAAVLAAERGAAIVRVHDVAETVDALTIVNALTGVQK, from the coding sequence ATGCTGAACTGCAATGGCAGGCTGTTGGATCTGAGCAGCCCGGTGGTGATGGGAATACTCAATGTCACGCCGGATTCCTTTTCGGACGGCGGTCGCTATGTCGTCCCGGATGCCGCCGTTGCGGCTGCCCGGGCCATGCAGGACAACGGCGCGGCGATTATTGATATCGGCGGGGAATCCACCCGTCCCGGCGCTGAACCCGTATCCGTACAAGAGGAAATGGACCGGGTGGTGCCTGTCATCGAGGCTCTGCGCGAGCTGTTGGATATCCCCCTTTCCATCGATACCAGTAAACCTGAAGTCATGGAGGAAGCGGTCAAGGCCGGTGCGGGGATGATCAATGACGTGAATGCTCTGCGTGCTTCGGGCGCCGTTGAAATGGCTTCAGCACTGTCGGTTCCAGTATGCCTCATGCACATGCAGGGAGAGCCGCGAACCATGCAGCAGGCACCCCGCTATGGGGACGTAGTGGCAGAGGTAAAGGAATTTCTGCGACAGCGAATCCGCCATTGTGAAACGGCAGGCATTCCCCGGGAAAACATTCTCGTGGATCCGGGATTTGGCTTCGGTAAGACTCTTGAGCATAATCTTGCTTTGCTGCGCGCGCTGTCCGGGTTCTGTGAACTCGGGGCGGGCGTATTGGCGGGCTTGTCGCGGAAGTCCATGCTCGGCGCCCTTACGGGCCGGGAAGCCCATGAACGGCTTGCGGGCAGTATCGCAGCAGCCGTGTTGGCGGCGGAAAGGGGGGCTGCTATCGTACGTGTGCACGATGTGGCGGAAACAGTGGATGCATTGACCATCGTGAATGCGCTAACCGGGGTTCAGAAATGA
- the glmM gene encoding phosphoglucosamine mutase — MTKRKYFGTDGIRGRVGEGKINPEFVLKLGWAAGRVLGNGSPGKVLIGKDTRISGYMFESALEAGLVAAGMDILMLGPMPTPGIAYLTRTLHASVGIVISASHNPYYDNGIKFFSATGAKLPDEVELAIEAEIDKPLVTVDPASLGKVTRVDDAAGRYIEFCKSTVPHHLDLSSLKVVVDCANGATYHIAPHVLEELGAQVSVIGADPDGFNINSRVGSTNPEALQQAVLQEKADVGIALDGDGDRLIMVDHTGATVDGDGILYIIARSRMAHPEGLKGPVVGTTMSNLGLDLALRELGVELVRTDVGDRYILAQLDSNSWTLGGEPSGHIICRDRTTTGDGLVSALQVLAEMVMSDSNLHDLSMGMQRMPQTLINVDLGTASPANVMKNPSVLDAVAAVEKTLGDDGRVLLRPSGTEPLIRVMVEGREATLVTQLAGEIASVVESVTAA, encoded by the coding sequence ATGACAAAAAGAAAATATTTCGGCACGGATGGTATTCGTGGCCGTGTCGGGGAAGGGAAGATCAATCCGGAGTTCGTGTTGAAACTGGGTTGGGCTGCCGGAAGGGTGCTGGGCAACGGCAGTCCCGGAAAGGTGCTGATCGGCAAGGATACCCGCATCTCCGGCTACATGTTCGAATCCGCCCTGGAAGCAGGGCTGGTGGCGGCGGGCATGGACATACTCATGCTGGGCCCTATGCCTACGCCGGGCATTGCCTATCTGACCCGCACCCTGCACGCATCCGTGGGTATTGTTATCAGTGCGTCCCACAACCCCTACTATGACAACGGAATCAAGTTCTTTTCCGCCACGGGCGCCAAGTTGCCTGATGAAGTCGAGCTCGCCATCGAGGCTGAAATCGACAAGCCTCTGGTGACTGTGGATCCGGCCAGCCTGGGTAAGGTCACCCGGGTGGACGATGCCGCCGGGCGGTACATCGAGTTCTGCAAGAGCACGGTCCCTCATCACCTGGATCTTTCTTCCCTGAAAGTCGTGGTGGATTGCGCCAACGGCGCCACCTACCATATTGCGCCGCATGTCCTCGAAGAACTGGGGGCGCAGGTGAGCGTGATTGGCGCAGACCCTGACGGATTCAACATCAACAGCAGGGTTGGTTCAACCAACCCCGAAGCCCTGCAACAGGCGGTGCTCCAGGAAAAGGCGGACGTGGGTATTGCTCTGGATGGCGATGGCGACCGTTTGATCATGGTGGATCACACCGGGGCCACGGTGGACGGTGACGGCATACTCTACATCATTGCCCGTTCGCGTATGGCCCATCCTGAAGGGCTGAAAGGCCCGGTAGTGGGCACCACCATGAGCAACCTGGGGTTGGATCTGGCATTGCGGGAGCTTGGTGTGGAGCTGGTACGCACGGATGTCGGGGATCGTTACATTCTTGCCCAGCTCGACAGCAACAGCTGGACCCTGGGGGGAGAACCTTCGGGGCATATCATCTGCCGGGATCGAACCACTACGGGTGATGGCCTGGTTTCAGCCCTGCAGGTGCTGGCTGAAATGGTAATGAGTGATTCCAATCTGCATGACCTGAGCATGGGCATGCAGCGTATGCCGCAGACCCTGATCAATGTGGATTTGGGCACGGCATCGCCGGCCAATGTCATGAAGAACCCTTCCGTTCTCGATGCAGTGGCGGCGGTGGAGAAGACTCTGGGCGACGATGGTCGGGTATTGCTGCGGCCCTCGGGTACCGAACCCCTGATCAGAGTCATGGTGGAAGGCCGGGAAGCTACTCTGGTGACCCAGCTGGCGGGGGAGATTGCATCGGTAGTGGAGTCCGTCACTGCCGCCTGA